From the genome of bacterium (Candidatus Blackallbacteria) CG13_big_fil_rev_8_21_14_2_50_49_14:
CCAAGACTGGAAAAATTTTTTGGTCGCATCCATTGTTGCCTGGGGGCTGTCGATAAAGCGCTTATTCGCTGCGCGAAATTCTCTCCAGATTCTGCCTTGTTTGGTAGATTGGAGATCATCACCAAACGATTTTCTTTGCGCCCGATAACGCGTAAAGGTGTCAGTGTTTAAAACGCCGATGACTTGATCTGAAGCAGATGAAAGAGATGTCAGCAGTTCAGTCCGACAGTTTTTTAAAGCATTTTCAGTCTCTTCACTGGGATTGGCAAGATGTTTCTGCTCGGCTTGCAGTAAATTTTGATAGGCTCGTTCTGATTGAAATCGGCATGCCGAAGAAATATTTATCTGCTTGTTGCCAACTTCATTTGAGGATACATAATGCAAATGGAGAAATTTCATCTGTTTGGTGGCTTCGGGAGAATCTAAACCATGGCGGTTGATGATCTTGTTTAGATCGCGTGATTCCAAAATATACTCTGTGTTTTCACTACAATATTCTTTATGAGCATAGGCCAGAAAGCGATTGGCTTCAATCTTGGAGGCTGAATCTGAACGGGGGTTAAATTTCATCAAGATGAGATTCATGCATTTAACTTTGGGAGATAAGCCAATTTTTCCACTTGTGGATGATTGTTCAAATTGAATGGAATTCCGGCTGAACCCTATCAACTTATTTAAAATCGAGGTGGCTTTCAGTTTGCTGGCATCGTAATCGATCATTTTAAAGCTGAACTTTTCATCAAAATCTTTGAGCAATTCTACCCGCTTATCTTGAACGACACGGGCTGGCTGGGGCATATCCTGAGCGCGTTCGCTGATCACACTGGGAGTAGCACTTTTAAATAATTCCGCCATGGTTGTTGGCGTTTTTGTTTTTTGTGGAGATTCAGAAGGAGCCACAGAGCTTTCGGTTGTTTTTACGGGTTCAGAAACTTGGCTGGGGGCAGTGGGTTTGGGTGAAAGGGGAGCAGGAATGGGGGTGCTGACAGGGGTATTTGGGATGCTTTGCATTTTTTAACCTCTTGCTGTGGTTTTGATAATTCAAGTATACGGCGTTAACATTATTTTAGTCAAGGTAATTTTCTGATTTTTTTTCATTTTTTTTCTCGCAGCTTATAAATTGATCATTTCAAAATTTGAGCAATGCTGCCAAAATTAAGCCCCAAAAGCTGCTGTCAATGGGCATGATGAGCCGAATTCAATCCAGAAGCGATGTTTGGCTCTGCGCAAGGCATCCGTCGAAGGCAACGCGGGGAGGCATCTCATCGAGGTATTCGATACCGTAATCGACCTGTTTGAGTTCGAGGGTGATGAGCGAGCGCAGCACAAAAGGACAGAGCTAAAAGCTCAAGACCACTCTGCCAGGCCAGCGGCAGCCTGTTTCATCGTTTTGCTAGCGGTGGTGAAAAATGCGGGTATCCCGTTCCCGCTCAACGAAATGGTTCAGCAAGCTTCGCCAACAACCCAGGCAGCTCTGCGATGTTGAATTCTAATTTTTTACAATTCTCACAGGGTGTTTCCATACTTTTTTTTCGACCTGTTCAACCCTTCTCTTGCCTCGACTTTTACGCTACGCTAAACATGTACCATGAAAGGCAAAGCTTTCTAGAATCTTTCTCTTCATTTATCCCAGACCAGCAACCACTCTCCTGTGGTGCTGTTATGCTTTTGTCGCAACAAATCCCGAGGTAATCTATGCAGCGTTTTAAACGAGCGATCTTAACCCACGGGGGTGCAGGCTCAAATCCCCAGAATTCAGACGGCCCTCAAGCCGCAGCCGTTCAGGGCTTGGCTCTTCTGGAGCAGGGCCAATCCGCTTTGGCAGCCGCAGTTCAGGCTGTCAAATACTTAGAAGACGATCCCCGCTTCAATGCGGGCACAGGCTCGCGTCTGCGCGCCGATGGTAAAACCATGCAAATGGATGCCTCCTGCATGACCAGCGCAGGCCAATTTGGTGCCGTGGCCTGTGTCGAAGATGTTCAAAACCCGATTGATTTGGCCCAGGGGGTCTTGCTCTACTCGCCCTGCATTCTGCTGGTGGCAGACGGGGCCCGATTATTTGCCCAGCAGCAGGCCATTCCGTTTTGGACTACCCGCCAAAGCCCCAAATCCAATCCCCAAGCCAACCATCATCCCAGCCCAGATCAGGCCCCGGCCTGCGATACCGTTGGGGCCGTGACCTTCGATGGCAAAGTCTTTGCCGCAGCACTTAGTTCCGGTGGACTCGCTCAAGCTGCCCTCGGGCGTGTTGGCGATGTGCCGCTGCCGGGCTGTGGCCTCTTTTGTGGCCCAGAGGGGGCCGTGGCCTGCACCGGCGACGGTGAGTTTATTGCCCTCAAGCTCTTGGCCAAAGAAGTCTACAATTGGCTGGCTGAGCTTAGCCCCACAGAGGCCGCAGCCAAAGCCCTCAGTCTTTTCGACCCCAGCGTGGATATTGGCTTGATTATCCTCACCAAAAATGACTTTGCCGCCCAGTCTCGCAATGGCATGGCTTGGTCGCAGCAAACAGAGAGAGACTAAAATATGGCCTTAAAACCTTTTTTTCAGGGGCGACTGATCGCCATTGGCGGCAACGAAGACAAATCCGATCAATTATTGGTACTCAAACGCGTGGTACAAGAGATTGGCAAACCAGATTTTAAGGTGGGTATTGTTACCACTGCCAGCGAAGAGCCCGAACAAAGAGCCAAAGACTACCAGGCTGTGTTTACGGCTTTGGGCGCCGCTGAGATCGTGATTTTGGATATTCGCACACGGGCCCAGGCCAATGACAAGGCCATCGCCAAAACCCTCAAAGATCTCGACTTGATTTTTTTGGCTGGAGGTGACCAATTGCGTCTCACCACCATTTTGGGTGGCTCGCGCATACTCGAAGCCATGCATCACAAGCTCGATACCGGGGCATTGATTGCAGGTACCAGTGCTGGAGCAGCTGTTTTCTCAGACACCATGATCTACGAAGGCAGCAGTGAAGAGGGCTTGGTCAAAGGCAAAGTGCTCACCACCTCTGGCTTTGGCTTTGTTGAGAATATTATCTTTGATACCCATTTTATGGCGCGGGGCCGTTTGGGGCGTCTGATTCAGATTGTTACCACCAATCCCACCTGTATTGGTGTGGGTATTGGTGAAGACTCGGGGGTGTTGCTCAAAGGCGATGAAACCCTCGAAGTGATTGGCACAGGCCAAGTCCTGA
Proteins encoded in this window:
- a CDS encoding cyanophycinase, which encodes MALKPFFQGRLIAIGGNEDKSDQLLVLKRVVQEIGKPDFKVGIVTTASEEPEQRAKDYQAVFTALGAAEIVILDIRTRAQANDKAIAKTLKDLDLIFLAGGDQLRLTTILGGSRILEAMHHKLDTGALIAGTSAGAAVFSDTMIYEGSSEEGLVKGKVLTTSGFGFVENIIFDTHFMARGRLGRLIQIVTTNPTCIGVGIGEDSGVLLKGDETLEVIGTGQVLIVDGCDIGHSNIMDIQLGGPIAVENVRIHSLVKSYGFDFKTRKFIAPIVTEKKESP
- a CDS encoding L-asparaginase; the protein is MQRFKRAILTHGGAGSNPQNSDGPQAAAVQGLALLEQGQSALAAAVQAVKYLEDDPRFNAGTGSRLRADGKTMQMDASCMTSAGQFGAVACVEDVQNPIDLAQGVLLYSPCILLVADGARLFAQQQAIPFWTTRQSPKSNPQANHHPSPDQAPACDTVGAVTFDGKVFAAALSSGGLAQAALGRVGDVPLPGCGLFCGPEGAVACTGDGEFIALKLLAKEVYNWLAELSPTEAAAKALSLFDPSVDIGLIILTKNDFAAQSRNGMAWSQQTERD